Proteins encoded by one window of Companilactobacillus ginsenosidimutans:
- a CDS encoding M48 family metalloprotease, with the protein MSDVTTYLLNYALDNHIGFELLNGIDSDWPSLAIPERNMMFINTNWYKQEELPMVVAHEIGHMLNGDSCYMYDKSGVGKINAESAANKVAIDLLLQYCKDYDIHFNSYIMFLQQFCIPLRYEYIAKRKMVVM; encoded by the coding sequence ATGAGTGATGTTACAACTTACTTACTGAATTACGCACTAGATAATCACATAGGATTCGAATTACTTAATGGAATAGATTCTGATTGGCCTTCCTTAGCTATACCAGAACGTAACATGATGTTTATTAATACGAATTGGTACAAGCAAGAGGAACTACCAATGGTGGTAGCTCATGAGATTGGTCATATGCTTAATGGCGATTCTTGCTATATGTATGACAAGTCTGGTGTGGGGAAAATTAATGCTGAAAGTGCTGCTAATAAAGTAGCCATAGATTTACTACTACAATATTGTAAAGATTATGATATCCACTTCAATAGCTATATTATGTTTCTACAGCAATTCTGTATTCCATTGAGATATGAATACATTGCCAAAAGAAAAATGGTTGTAATGTGA
- a CDS encoding tyrosine-type recombinase/integrase: MTQITGKTGNYGYRVYYRDSNGKRHSINKKGFKRKSDAVAAAAEIENKKYNYGISDLETATFGDYFEQWSNTYKIGRFSTSTDEKYKYATKLIKEKFGNTPLKKVTKIQYQQFLDNYGSTHTKDSTSRINGYIRASLQDALDEKIITRDFTRNAVLSGGANKDPDLKFLETEEASQLKKLAYERASVYDISSAIIVFAISTGARFAEIIGMTYDCIDFENRTITINKTYDYKTRSGFGPTKNKQSMRTIPVDAELIKFLKKLQLQQRSLFLKQGFKNKHNFVFINNRYNIPSDNAANKVLINYERKLKTKNKITMHGLRHTHASILIAKGISLDYVSERLGHSSTAITIKTYVHLLQDTRKENEDRTVRLMNDL, translated from the coding sequence ATGACACAAATAACTGGCAAAACTGGTAACTATGGATATAGGGTGTATTACCGTGATTCGAATGGTAAACGTCATTCGATAAATAAAAAAGGATTTAAACGTAAATCAGATGCAGTTGCTGCTGCAGCTGAAATAGAAAATAAAAAATATAACTATGGTATCTCTGATTTAGAAACTGCAACCTTTGGAGATTACTTTGAACAATGGTCTAACACTTATAAGATCGGACGTTTCTCCACATCAACAGACGAAAAATATAAATACGCCACTAAGCTCATTAAAGAGAAGTTTGGAAATACTCCTCTCAAAAAAGTAACTAAGATACAATATCAACAATTTTTGGATAACTATGGATCAACACACACTAAAGATTCAACATCACGGATCAATGGTTACATACGTGCTTCCCTGCAAGATGCTCTGGACGAAAAAATTATTACTCGTGATTTTACTAGAAATGCTGTGCTATCTGGTGGAGCAAATAAAGACCCCGATTTAAAGTTTTTGGAAACAGAGGAAGCTTCACAGCTCAAAAAACTAGCGTATGAGCGCGCTTCTGTGTACGACATCTCATCAGCCATTATCGTGTTTGCAATCTCAACTGGTGCGAGATTTGCCGAAATTATAGGCATGACATACGACTGCATAGACTTTGAGAACAGAACTATCACGATCAATAAAACTTATGATTATAAAACTCGTTCTGGATTTGGTCCAACGAAAAATAAGCAATCCATGAGAACGATACCCGTGGATGCTGAACTAATTAAATTCTTAAAAAAACTACAATTACAACAGCGTTCCCTATTTCTCAAGCAAGGATTTAAAAATAAACATAATTTTGTATTTATCAATAATAGGTACAATATTCCAAGTGACAATGCTGCGAATAAGGTACTGATAAATTATGAAAGAAAATTAAAGACTAAAAATAAAATAACCATGCATGGCTTACGTCATACACATGCATCAATTTTGATTGCTAAAGGCATATCTTTGGATTATGTATCTGAACGTTTAGGACATTCAAGTACGGCTATCACGATCAAAACATATGTACATTTGTTGCAGGATACTCGTAAGGAAAATGAAGATAGAACTGTACGATTAATGAATGATTTATAG